AATGATTTTGGTATTGCGAATATCTGGGCAGTTCTCTTTAAATGACAGTCCCATCACCAGAATATTTGCTCCGACAACTTGGATCTTTTGTTTAACCATTTCTTTTATGAGTTGTGTCGCAACATATTCACCCATCCTGTCATTTAACCGACGTGCAGCTAAAATAATCTCTGGGTGTAGGCCAATAGATTGGGCCTTATGGGTAAGATAATATGGATCTACACTGATACAATGCCCACCAACAAGTCCAGGACGAAAAGGTAAAAAGTTCCATTTAGTTGCTGCAGCTTTCAATACTTCTTCAGTATCGATGCCGAGCTTATTAAATATGAGGGCAAGCTCATTGATGAGGGCGATATTGACATCACGTTGTGTGTTTTCGATTACTTTTGCTGCTTCGGCCACTTTGATTGAAGAGGCTTTGTGTGTACCTGCGGTAATAATACTTAAATAAATTTGATCAATTAAGTCAGCGATTTCTGGTGTTGAACCTGAAGTAATTTTTTGAATGGTTGTAACGCTTTTAGTTTTATCACCAGGATTGATACGTTCAGGACTATAGCCTATAAAGAAGTCTTGATTCAATTTAAGTTGTGAATGTTTTTCTAATATTGGTACACAAACTTCTTCGGTTGCCCCAGGGTAAACTGTAGATTCATAAATAACAATATCGCCATCTTTTAAATGTCTTGCAATTGTGGTTGATGCCTGAATTAATGGATTTAAGTCGGGTTGTTTAAAATGATCGATCGGTGTCGGTACCGTGACGATATAACAATC
The DNA window shown above is from Acinetobacter colistiniresistens and carries:
- the tviB gene encoding Vi polysaccharide biosynthesis UDP-N-acetylglucosamine C-6 dehydrogenase TviB: MTTKQLTIAVVGLGYVGLPLALAFSKQFKVIGYDTNLKRVNELSHQQDSTLEISQTELGNLANLQISSNSDHLAEGDCYIVTVPTPIDHFKQPDLNPLIQASTTIARHLKDGDIVIYESTVYPGATEEVCVPILEKHSQLKLNQDFFIGYSPERINPGDKTKSVTTIQKITSGSTPEIADLIDQIYLSIITAGTHKASSIKVAEAAKVIENTQRDVNIALINELALIFNKLGIDTEEVLKAAATKWNFLPFRPGLVGGHCISVDPYYLTHKAQSIGLHPEIILAARRLNDRMGEYVATQLIKEMVKQKIQVVGANILVMGLSFKENCPDIRNTKIIDLIQSLKEYDLNLDVYDPWVDPSEVIKEYGLEPVQVLQPAHYDAIVLAIGHQQFKNMDYKEIQALGKENFILYDLKSILPPHQSNLRL